The nucleotide sequence TATGGGTATTTTGGGATATTTTTGGTAGGATTTTCTGAGCCAATATTTCAACCATTTCCCACTGAAATATTTATTGTAGCAGGTATTTTATTAGGATTGGATTGGAAGTTAGTTTGGATTGTTTCAACAGTTGCATGCAATTTTGGGGCAGTAATTACCTATTTTCTCGCAAAAAAGTATGGGGAAAAGTTAATGTTAAAATTATTTGATGAAGAAAAAATAAGAAAAGGAACTCTTTATTTAAAAAAATGGGGAATTCTTGGCGTTATAGTTGTAAGCTTTACACCAATTCCTTTTGAGGTCATATGTTGGATTTGTGGTAGTTTTGAAATGCCATTTGAGAGATACATGATTGCGGTGTTTTTAAGTAGGTTAATTAAACATGGAATAGTTATTCTACCATTTATTTTAAAAGACCACATCCATTTTTGATTAATATCAAATATAAAAAGTTTCATAAACAGAGATTTATATAAGGAACACAAACTATGGTTTGGTGATGAATTATGTGTTTGGCAATTCCTTGTAAAGTTGTTGAGATTATAGAGGAAGATGGAGAAAAATATGCCATAGCTGAATATAAAGGAGTTAAGCAAAAGGCAAAATTAACACTTTTAGATAAAGAGGTTAAAATAGGAGATTATATATTAATCCACACTGGCTATGCTTTAGAAGTTTTAAGTGAAGAAGATGCTAAATTAAGTTTAGAAGCATGGGAAGAGTTGTTTAAAGCATTAGAAGAAATGGAACAATAAAAATAGATTTTACAGAAAAAATATATTTAAATTTTTGCTCTTTTATTCTGGTTCAACTTTTACAGCTCCTGTTGGGCAAACATCTTCACAAACTCCACAATAAGTGCAATCTTCAGGTCTTGCAACAACTACTTTATCTCCTTCAATTTCAAAAACTTCCATTGGGCAGTTATTTGCACATTCTGCACATTCAGCTCCTTTACATAAATTGTAATCTATTGTTACAGCCATTATTACCACCTCTAAAACTTAATAGTGGATTTAATTTAAAATTTAAATTATGGTTTCTATTTTAACTATAAATAGTTATCGGAAAATTGTTAAAAAAATAAAAATCTAAAACCTCCTTATATTTGGATTTACTATAGTTCTTTCTATGTTCCAAACCTCATTTAGCACATTTGAAGAGAGGGCTGCTCTTAAAAAAGGAACCTTGAAACTAACAGCTACATGTGCAAATGATGAGTTGTTTCCAAATATTACTGGATAAAGCCCTTTATCCATAATATAATTTATATAGTAATACATCTCAGTTATTGTTCCCATCTCGTATGGGAAAACTTTAACAAAATCACTTTCTTCATAAATGCTATCTGTGCATAGGAATCCATCAAATTCTACAGGCTCTTCAACCTCTAAATAGTCAATTTGAGATAAATCTTTATCTCTAACAATCTCTTTTTTAGAACTAAGTCCCAATAATATA is from Methanocaldococcus bathoardescens and encodes:
- a CDS encoding HypC/HybG/HupF family hydrogenase formation chaperone; translated protein: MCLAIPCKVVEIIEEDGEKYAIAEYKGVKQKAKLTLLDKEVKIGDYILIHTGYALEVLSEEDAKLSLEAWEELFKALEEMEQ
- a CDS encoding 4Fe-4S dicluster domain-containing protein, whose product is MAVTIDYNLCKGAECAECANNCPMEVFEIEGDKVVVARPEDCTYCGVCEDVCPTGAVKVEPE
- a CDS encoding YqaA family protein, with translation MINLELFKEFLLNLIKDYGYFGIFLVGFSEPIFQPFPTEIFIVAGILLGLDWKLVWIVSTVACNFGAVITYFLAKKYGEKLMLKLFDEEKIRKGTLYLKKWGILGVIVVSFTPIPFEVICWICGSFEMPFERYMIAVFLSRLIKHGIVILPFILKDHIHF